Genomic DNA from Oryza sativa Japonica Group chromosome 5, ASM3414082v1:
CTGTCCACGGAGGAGGCGCTCGCGCCGTTCCTCAAGTTCTTCCAGGGGAAGAGCACCGAGCCcgacgaggacgacgcggcggcgggaggcggcggcggcggcggcggaggctatgtggaggaagacgaggaggacAAGGGGGAGGGGAGTGCCGGAGCTGGTGCGGGTGGGCGTGGGGTCGTGTATTACGACCCCAAGCCCGGGGACCTCGCGGTCGGCGtcgtggtcggcggcgacgggaggaCGCTCGACATCGAcgtcggcgccggtggcgaGCCGGCGCTGATGCTGGCCAAGGAGGCGGTGCCTATGACCGGGGAGGAGTTTGAGTACCTGGCATGCGACGTGGCGTCGAAGGATGCAGCCCAGTTCGCCGCGGAAGGGAAGGTGGGAGTCGTGGTCAGCGGCGGGGAGGGGCAAGGAGAGGCGACGGGCGGGAGGAACggaaaggggagagggagaggttcGCCGGCTTTGGGCGTCGGCACGGTGGTGTTCACCGAGGTCCTCGGTCGAACACTTGGCGGGCGGCCGCTGCTGTCCGCGCGCCGGCTGTTCCGGCGCGTCGCGTGGCACAGAGTGAGGCAGGTTCTCTATGTCTCTCCTTTCTACATTAGTTGGAATTTGATGAACTGATCACTTAGCGATAATTCGGTAGTTCAATCTCTTTTTCATAGTTGATGCATTACTAATCTATAGACAGAGTCTTGACATGATGCTATCCCAGTCCCAGTCCCAGTCCCAGATACTTCAAACCAACAGTTATAGTACTAAGTAATTCTATCGGCcccattgtttggcttattcggcatatttgcaaacgagaagtaatttgtgaataaaatttttatatacgtgttcttagcgacctaaaagcaaaggctgaaaaataaactttgatgaaaaaaccctaaaatcagcttcaaatttaaggttgaaaattcaaattttagctgataagcataagcataagcgaaaagatgaggccgatACGGTTAGGTCTGGAGCTCATGAGTCATGACCACCTTGTTTGTAGCAACTAGACCCTTAAAGTAACTGCTTGCTCTTAAAGCTCGAAATGTTAAAGCGTAGTGATTCATCTTGCTATTAGATTAACAAGCACCTAGGATGTCCAGATCGTAAGTGTCTGAAATCACGTGTGTTAAATAGGAGTTATTAGTATGGAATCGTATGATTATGAGCTTATGGCTCCTATCTGCACTACGAGTTGGCACAATCTCTATGCACCGGCTGTAAGTTATTACACTGTAGAGCTCATGTACTTCAGAAATTCAAGGTGTTACATGAATACTGAGCAATCTAGAGGAAGCTTGTGTGATGAATATGTACAATGAAAATTTTTCTTTCTTGATATCTTATTTGAGTGACAATGGATATGGTTGTCTTACGGAATTTGCATCTCTAACACACTTGAATGAGAAAGTTTCGCGTAAATGTTTTTTAGAGTGATGGCTGtccttttcttcttctgaatGCTCTTATATGACTGTTTATGTACACACCATTGTCCAGATAAAGCAGTTAAATGTGCCTATCAAGGTTAAAATTTTTGAGTGGAATGCCGGAGGCCTGCTGACAAGAATTGAGGTATAATTTTACTATTCTACATTACAAGgtccttttttcatttttatgacTAAAACTTATTTCACTCCTCAGGGGCTTCGGGCATTCCTCCCTAAACCTGAAATGATGACTAGACCAAGAAACTTCACGGATCTAAAGAATACTGTAAGTACAGCATGACATGTAATATCACTTTACATCCCTAGGCACTTGGAATCTGCATTATGCTGCTTTCCTGTTATGGCATAGCAGCATGACTGACTGTTTTAGCAGCTATCTGTTTAAGGAAGTGGTTGTCTTtcatgaataataataataatatttcttCTACACAGGTTGGTCAACAGATCCATGTCTGCATCACAAGGATTGATGAAAAAGCTAACGAATTGATAATTAGTGAAAAAGAAGCATGGGTAAGTTGACTGCATTGACATCTAGTGCTCCCCTTTGTTTTATATTTTCactgacatatcatttatcagAACTGTCTAATTATTTAAAGTAGTGGTTCTTGGTCAATTCAATTTCTGCTGTGCATTAAATTATACTTATATGAGTACAGCAATGCTTATCTTTGTTTATCACTTGTATTAGGCAATGACATACCTTAGGGAAGGAACTCTTTTGCAAGGGACAGTCCGCAAATTGTTTCCATACGGTGCACAAATTACGATTGGCGACACTAACAGAGGGTAACATCTATAACATGATTGTCAATTGCTATATATGTCATTTCTTCCTATTCAACTGAATTTCATTGATCACCCAAAAAATCAAGCATATGTTCCAGTGTGGCTTGTTATCTGCTTGTATCTGCCCAATTAGTTAGAAGAAAATGTCGTATTTAATTTTAGCAGCATTGCTAGGAGTCTTGGCTTTACGTGATGCAAGCATCCTTAGTCTTGATTGTTAGAAGTAGAGTGAAACCTGAGGTTTACCAATCGACTCAGATTGTGGGTTTCATTACAAATGCTCACATTATGCGAACTGATGATTAGGGCTCTCTGCGGAAGCATCTTCTGGCTAAGATTTCAGAAACTTGCTATGCTTTAGATCAGGGTGGTTGCACTGATAATGCAGTAGATGACTACTACATTTTACACGTGACTCATATAAATTCGTGCATTCATAGTACTTCTCTttgttttggtaaaaaaaaaaagtacttccCTTTGATGAACTGCTTTTTTTCCTGGATTGTGAACTGGTCTGCATTATCTCATGCCCAGTCCAGTAGAATGCATATCTAGTCCATATTCTAATGGCACGCTTGTAAAGGTCTGCAAGTGGATAAATCCACACGCCAAATGCAACGTAACTCATAATGCTTTGCGTTTTGCAGTGGATTGCTACATGTCTCAAATATAACACGGGGGCAGCTAACATCCGTTGGTGATGTGCTAAAAGTGGGTGAGGAAGTGAAAGCTATCGTGATTAAATCAACAGCCCCGGGCAGAATTGCTCTCAGGTACACTGCCCAAACATGTAACCGGATAATTGCTTTTGTTGTTTGATAGGCCATCTGCTGTTCACAGCGTCTATGATTGTCCTTTGAAACTGTTGATGTTTCATTCTGCAGTACCAAGGACCTTGAGAGCGAACCTGGACTGTTTCTCTCTAACAAGGAGGTCAGAAAACTCTAAATTTCTTTCTCCATTCTGGACCATCGTAAACATACTACTCCATATGTCCCACTAAATAAGGCGCAATTAAACTTAGCACGGTCTTCAAAACTATTTTTTTGACTTTAAATTTCTCATATTCTATAGTGTTTATAGCAACAAAAACAtaatcatatgaaagtaaattttaaatattaatctaatgatattattttcatcaaataaaattaaatttataataaaaataattattggTCAAACATTGAATCTTAAAATATGTGTGTCTTATTCAGTGGGACGGAGAGTATACCGATGTCAACAATGTAGGCTTGCCAATGTTCAGGCTTGTcacattttttcatttttgtatGGTTGCAGAAGGTGTTCTCCGAGGCTGAAGAGATGGCGCAAAGATACCGGGACCAAATTTCAGAGAAGCATCAACCAGCTGAGTTAGACTCCTCGTTCGACGAGGTTGCTCCCTTTGACGACGAGGCAGTGTCTTATGCGAACTGGAAGTGGTTAAGATTCAGCAAATCTGACAAAACAAACTTTAACCCTCGTGCTGAATCGGGTTTGTAATTTGTAATACAGAGGGAACCTCAATTTCTTTTGTTTCTCAAGTCCATAGTTAACTGCAAATGTGCGTGATTTATTGGAAGAAATGTGATTGTTACCGGCCTTTAATTATGCCATTCCATTGTTTCCATGGCCGTCGAGATATGCTTTCACGAATGGATTCGATCGGATCACCACGCATTTGTTTTTTACTCCACGCTGTCACGCATATATGTGTTCGTGTGGCCTCGCCGTTGGTTAACCGGTAGCTGTTGCCGACGCCTTTTTCTAACAAAAACCGCCTCCATCACAAGAATACGTAAACACCAATCCTGCCGCCCTCACGTTTCTGTTTCTGGACGATCGAGATGGACGCGACGCATGCATCGCACGTTGATTCCATCATGTTCAAGGCTTCATCCGACTGAGATCGATGAacagccggcgacgacgacgaagctCAGAAAACTTGGGGAGTGAAAAGGGATCAGGATTCAGGACGACGGCATCGTCAATTCGTCGTCCACTTCATCCATTAATTCCTTTGTCAAAAGCAAACACTGCTGTTCGCTGCTCATCTTTCTCCCTGCCATATATCCCTTCGATTCGTCCTCTTCTCAATCCGTCTTCCTCATCAATCTTGCCGGTCTTGTCATATTTTTATCGTTTATGATAGTGTGATCGACAGCTCCTTTGCTCGGATGAATCTGCCAGTGCAACCACCCAAAGTCATACTACATCGCATTAATAAAGTTTAAAGAAACAAAgggatagtagtagtagtagtatattagCATCGATCAATGGCGCACTTTATTCGTTTCTGGATGACACTGACGGTTCAACTCTTAGCCTCTTAGGAAGAGCATTGAGCAACAAGTTTCTGCTGTGCGTTGTCTaccttgttaattaattaacctacGTGTTGGTCTTTTATGTGTAGCTAATGGCACTTTTTATGTAAGAGACGAAAGCGAAGCACTAACACTATGTTTTTTTGTAGGTTCGTGTTATAATACTACCATGAGATTCCTCAAGTAGAAGAAGCTTCAGTTCAATGACAGGGATGTGTTTCAGTCTTCTCTAGGCTCTAGCTACCTAACCTTCTTGTATTGTATATATAGCAATATCTAGCGTTGGTTTTCTGAAGGAGACAGAACTCGATCCGATACCAAATCCCATTATTTCTGCCGTTGAATGTCACCGAATCATCACAGCGGACAGTGGATTATGTTTTATGTGTGGATCGATCAGAAGAAGCCAAAGAAGTTCCCTGTTTCGCTGTCGTTTGATTTGTCTTTGGCCTTTGTAAGTATCCCGCTTCAGTACTCGGTAGCAGTATCTTCAGGGATACTGAGTATAGTAGTCGTACTGGCAGGAAATTGAAGGCCGGCAATGGCAGCTTCAAGTACCCGATTTACTACTACAGGAGGGCACAGTTAGGTTGGCATATGATTGGATCATTGGAGCAGCAGGGTACGGAAACAAATCCTCGGCAGTACTAGTAGCGGTGATTGACGTGTGGGTCCGGAGCCACACGTCAATGTCTGCTACTGTATCAGTAGTACTGCAGACAATCCACACTGGTAAAGTACTACCTGATCTACCATGGGATCGCCATTTGCCGTAAAGAAGTGTTTTCATTCCTGAATGGATATCTTCTCATTTCTTGCATACCAtctatttaatattaaaaaaaataaaaaatacaagatAAATTAGTATAAAACATATTACACCAGAAACATACCATACCAAATTCGATTTCTGTAAATTAAAAGTAGTTAACGTATGAAAAACGAGAGAATGTTTCCTCCATGCATGGAAGAAAATTCACCTCCCATTAGCTGCCAGTAGTAGTGGTCGGTTTGTTGCTAGCGGCTGCCATTCTGTCCATGTAAAAACAAGCACATGAGGCGTTTGATGGCGGTGCGTTCGGTGGACCAGTAGTCCAGTACTACTACGACTGCACAACACAGAACCACACTGCTCAATGGAGTGCGTGTTTTTCGCTGCAGGGGACGGTGGTGAAAGTGAATGCGATTTTTATACGTCGCTCGTGCGGTCGTGCCGCGCGCGCCGGTTGCCCCCTCCACCGCCGTTCGACCGTAACTCCGCGCTTGCGGCTCTCTCGTACGAGAaaccgcggcgcgcggcggcgttaAAGCGCGGCCGCCACCGTTGCGCGATCGGCGGGGAGTTGGAGGCAAGCATGCACACCTGAACCTTCTCGGTTGGAAGGTTAGGGGCGgagcttaaaaaaaaaaaaagtatttcctccgtttcaagttacAAGAGACTTCTTATAGAATgcggacaatgctagaaagtcttataacctaaaacggaggtagtaccactcattcgttttattttactTTGAATCGAGTTGAAGCTAATACGTGTAAGTTTGCATTGAGAGATGCATGTAGTGAAAATAAATGAACTataactgaaaagaaaaaaaatacctggTTACTGGGCATCTCCTTTTATAGTGTAGCTCCGCCTTTGTGGTaggctagaaaaaaaatgtatttgttTAAGCTAGGGCTAATAAGTCATATAATCTCTATCAAATCAAGAAAAACACACGGCACCATACAACGAAGAACCGTTCTGTCAACGAAGATCGGTCGCCTCAGCACCACGTTACCTCTCGCGATTGATAATTGCTTCGCTGGTGGTCAGATCAACTAGACAATTAGTATCGGACTCGGAGATTACTACTGCAACTAACAGGGCGGCAAAGTCAAGgccagctgcatgcatgcatgcagattgCAGAGCGATGGGCCGGTAGTTCTGTAGTCGGTCCTTGTGTCGCCCGGAGTTTGGAGTAACTTGCTTAGAAATTAAAGCAGATTGGTGCATTTTGCGTTGCTGAAACATTAATTCCAACTTGAAATATAAGTGGATTCCATATGATATTCggaagaatttatttttttcaaagaaaataaCAGATTTGCACAATTTTCACACAGGAGCATCAAAGAAACATCCGACGTAATGAGACGAGCTAAACTAGGTTTTTAACTCGTGAGATCATTTTCATATGCACTTTCTAATTACTCCTTCCCTATCATAACATGCTCATTTTTAGCTCTTATCatttgtgttttttaaaaaatatttttagagtaATCATTACGTCACGGTTTGTTAAAATAAAGAATAATTATATTGGGAATAGATAAAGTGGATACTAATTACATTGGAATTATAAAAATAGATGTATTCTAGTAATTTTGGCTATGTATTTGTATGTGTGGGAtgagtgaaaaataaacttattttgggatagagagtAGTGCTTAATTTTTTAGCTATAGGTTTAGTGCTTTACCATTATTACGTTTATGTATAATAAAATGATAGGAATAAGACGGAACTTATTTATGAGCCAGTACACGAGTGATGAGTCGAGTCAAATTAAACATTTTGCTTGTAAAATTAACAAGACGAAGCTGATCCGACTTTTTAATTAGGAGCTGTCTATATGTTGACAGAAAACCCTATAAATCTTGCAACGAGCTCAGTCCACCCTAATCGCATAGACAAGACTCCATTTCAAAACGAGCAGAGCGTCAAACCGTTTCCTAATCAGGCCATAAAAGGCGGTTCAAGCCGTTAATCACCACACATACCCTTTAATCTCTCGGTGACATTGGAGGCGCATGCACGGCGCCCGCTGACATGTGGTCCCACCCTGCAAATACTGTGGGTGGGGACTCGGGTTGACAGCTAGCCGGTTAAAAAAGACGAGGCTTCCCGCTTttctcagtaaaaaaaaaaaggctccaGTACCACACCAGCTGTACAAAAAGTTCGACATGGCCCACTGACAAGTGGACCCCACCTCGCTTCGGCCCCACTCCTCCccccatcattttttttcccaagcCACGTTCACCTCGCCCCCCACCGACGAGCCGCACCCactcattaaaaaaaacaaacaaggcCCCACACGTCACACTCTCAGGAGCGgggagtgggacccacatgtcagtgaaggTGGGTCAGCCTCACCTGGTCAGGCGGGGTACCCGTACTGGGACGGacgcgaggtggtggtggttccGTTGGGCGGTGGGGCCCGCACGCTGGCTCAGTCATCAGTTCGTCACACTactcgccttttttttttcctctccctttttct
This window encodes:
- the LOC4339443 gene encoding protein PIGMENT DEFECTIVE 338, chloroplastic, which gives rise to MPPPSLLSLLPAASVSPRSRRAARRRPPTASRLPVRGARAASPLHASSSSSSGGGEGGGGDELHLLEKPFPSPSPADEDESESTEAAPALSTEEALAPFLKFFQGKSTEPDEDDAAAGGGGGGGGGYVEEDEEDKGEGSAGAGAGGRGVVYYDPKPGDLAVGVVVGGDGRTLDIDVGAGGEPALMLAKEAVPMTGEEFEYLACDVASKDAAQFAAEGKVGVVVSGGEGQGEATGGRNGKGRGRGSPALGVGTVVFTEVLGRTLGGRPLLSARRLFRRVAWHRVRQIKQLNVPIKVKIFEWNAGGLLTRIEGLRAFLPKPEMMTRPRNFTDLKNTVGQQIHVCITRIDEKANELIISEKEAWAMTYLREGTLLQGTVRKLFPYGAQITIGDTNRGGLLHVSNITRGQLTSVGDVLKVGEEVKAIVIKSTAPGRIALSTKDLESEPGLFLSNKEKVFSEAEEMAQRYRDQISEKHQPAELDSSFDEVAPFDDEAVSYANWKWLRFSKSDKTNFNPRAESGL